The genomic interval ATAAAAAGATCCGCTTTGATATTTGATAGCGGAATTTGATTTCAGAACATTAGGGTCGCGCCCTTTTACGACTTTAATTTTTAGGAACTTGATGATGCGAACGCTTCAACATAACACGACCACAGCACAGATACCTCATGTTCGGGTTGCTCCAGTCTCTCTACGAAACACTTCCCCGTACACATGGTCTCTTTTTACGCCGTTTACAAGCCATGACTTGTTTGCTGGCTTTTTTGGATTGTATCTGTATCTTTATCTGTACTTGTATTTGTACAGCAACGACAGGTGGTGAAGGTTCGTAGGCGATGCCCATATTACAAAAACTAACGGATTCAATTATCACCACCCGGCGTTGAAGTAGACTTCAATGTTGGGTATTTTTTTTAACCGAGTTTGATTTGCGACAGACAGAATTATTTTTCGGTGTTTTGGTTGTCATTCATCGAGCAACTGATGATTGACTCTCACTCTTCCGAAAATTTGCTATTAAGAAGGCGGAGGTAGTTGAAAAGCATGGTAATTGTTACCAAAACCAATGCGACACAAGCAGATGTCGATGCTGTTGTAAAACGGATCGAAGATGTAGGATTGAAAGCACAAGTCTCAGTCGGCGAGAGACACACTGTCATCGGTGTCATAGGAGATAAAACATTGCTTGGTGATATTCCGATAGAGTCAATGTCCGGTGTTGATCGGACGATGCCAATTACGGCACCGTTCAAATTGGCAAGCCGTGAGTTTCGGGATGAATCGACGGTTATTGCCGTCAATGACACAAAAATCGGCGGACGGCAGGTTCCGGTCATTGCCGGTCCGTGTGCAGTAGAAAGCACGGAACAGATCGTAACTATTGCGCAACAGGTCCGAAAAGCTGGTGCGAGTTTCATCAGAGGCGGTGCCTTTAAACCGAGAACAGGACCTTATAGTTTCCAAGGTTACGGTGAAGAAGCTCTCAAAATGCTGGAAGCCGCAAAAGCCGAAACCGGACTCGGCATTGTCACCGAGGTCATGACGCCACACGAAGTCGAACTCGTCGGTGAATATACAGATATGTTCCAACTCGGCACGCGGAACATGACAAACTTCTATCTATTGCGTGAAGTCGGACGGGCAAAGAAACCTGTCATTCTCAAGCGCGGAATGTCGGCGACGATTGAGGAATGGCTCCTTGCCGCTGAGTATATCCTCGCAGAAGGAAATCCTGATGTCATTCTCTGTGAGCGCGGTATTCGGACTTTTGAAACGCACACCCGCAACACGCTTGATTTGAACGCAGTGCCAGTTATTCACGAATTAAGCCACTTACCTATTATTGTTGATCCGAGCCACGGCACGGGTATCCGGAGTCTCGTGTGTGATATGACAAAGGCATCTGTGGCGGCAGGGGCAGATGGATTGTTACTCGAAGTACATCACGATCCAGACCATT from Candidatus Poribacteria bacterium carries:
- the aroF gene encoding 3-deoxy-7-phosphoheptulonate synthase translates to MVIVTKTNATQADVDAVVKRIEDVGLKAQVSVGERHTVIGVIGDKTLLGDIPIESMSGVDRTMPITAPFKLASREFRDESTVIAVNDTKIGGRQVPVIAGPCAVESTEQIVTIAQQVRKAGASFIRGGAFKPRTGPYSFQGYGEEALKMLEAAKAETGLGIVTEVMTPHEVELVGEYTDMFQLGTRNMTNFYLLREVGRAKKPVILKRGMSATIEEWLLAAEYILAEGNPDVILCERGIRTFETHTRNTLDLNAVPVIHELSHLPIIVDPSHGTGIRSLVCDMTKASVAAGADGLLLEVHHDPDHSMTGDGAQSLFPDQFETLMRELKQIAIAVGREM